In a single window of the Thermoplasmatales archaeon genome:
- a CDS encoding DUF367 family protein produces MAEPQILFFYTHEDDPSKSTMRKLKRFGLAKESSMSIISKAVSLTPYSERYLGAWDRDLVLMHGLGVIDGSWNKISSIEKMRLRFSRKLPILVPVNPVNYGKPEKLSSVEAVSAALYIIGFHDLGLGLLNKFKWGPNFYTLNKELLDDYSKCRSEREIITTEEAYF; encoded by the coding sequence ATGGCGGAACCGCAGATCCTATTTTTTTATACGCACGAGGACGATCCATCAAAGTCAACGATGAGAAAACTGAAAAGATTTGGTTTAGCAAAAGAATCAAGTATGTCAATTATTTCAAAGGCCGTTTCGCTAACTCCGTATTCTGAGAGGTACTTAGGGGCATGGGATAGGGATCTGGTGCTCATGCATGGTCTTGGAGTTATTGATGGGTCTTGGAATAAAATTAGTTCTATAGAAAAAATGAGGTTACGTTTTTCAAGAAAACTTCCAATCCTCGTACCTGTAAATCCAGTGAATTACGGAAAACCGGAAAAACTTTCATCTGTAGAGGCAGTTTCGGCAGCACTGTACATAATCGGTTTTCACGATCTGGGTTTAGGATTGCTTAACAAGTTCAAATGGGGACCAAATTTCTATACCTTGAATAAAGAATTACTGGATGACTATTCCAAATGCAGGTCCGAAAGAGAAATAATCACTACTGAAGAGGCTTATTTTTGA
- a CDS encoding metal-binding protein, protein MSFIDVISEFDNITISNISYGKNTLSGIVTLTRNGEDIPFNLKFRYSDDVSLNENLGGLIITMPAINFTLFAKKLTLDYPVSDNDMEAIKKFVRINNRDVFINKLVRRRYEFFKSNYIPTDSDITSSNIDGITEVVRTDSFMDTHAPETIENNVAILSSGGKESLLSYGMLSEIGANTFEIFFNESGAHWMTAKTAYDDFTAKKRNVERIWSNVDRFYRFCLRNMQSINQNVIQRKTDTYPVQLFIFPVYVMSSLPIIEKNKISGIVIGDEFDDPREMGDFKGFKHYYGIFDQSIDFNRIMSSYLNHKGFQTSVWSAVYPITASVVENILVNRYPDLFRLQRSCHSCRKVEGLIRPCGNCSKCMGVMLFVKAAGGNLSTIGYDNLNNEELLSKVSKERMRLDPDELILLEERLGKEPTDNKDRTHIESIHILPEESESFSFVPENFRDSIRKIIFSYTNGEYSLRNNEWIKNKPLQ, encoded by the coding sequence ATGAGCTTCATAGACGTTATTTCTGAATTTGATAACATCACTATTTCTAACATTTCCTATGGAAAGAATACACTTTCCGGAATCGTCACATTAACAAGGAATGGGGAAGATATTCCATTTAACCTGAAGTTCAGGTACTCCGATGACGTCAGTTTGAATGAGAATCTTGGCGGCCTGATCATTACAATGCCTGCAATTAACTTTACACTCTTTGCTAAGAAACTTACTCTGGATTATCCCGTTTCAGATAATGACATGGAGGCGATCAAGAAGTTTGTAAGGATAAACAACAGAGACGTATTCATAAACAAGCTTGTACGAAGGAGATATGAATTCTTTAAATCAAACTATATCCCTACTGATTCGGACATAACATCAAGCAACATTGATGGAATCACGGAAGTTGTACGGACAGATTCCTTTATGGACACACATGCTCCTGAAACCATAGAAAACAATGTTGCGATTCTTTCCTCTGGGGGCAAAGAAAGCCTGCTTTCATATGGCATGCTCAGTGAAATAGGCGCGAACACTTTCGAGATATTCTTCAACGAATCTGGAGCGCACTGGATGACGGCAAAAACGGCTTATGATGATTTTACGGCAAAAAAGAGAAATGTAGAGAGGATTTGGTCTAATGTTGACCGATTTTATAGATTCTGCCTGAGGAATATGCAATCGATAAACCAGAATGTTATACAAAGGAAGACAGACACGTATCCGGTACAGCTTTTCATATTTCCAGTTTACGTGATGTCTTCACTGCCTATTATTGAAAAGAATAAGATCAGTGGCATTGTGATAGGTGATGAATTTGATGATCCCAGAGAGATGGGGGACTTTAAAGGATTCAAGCATTATTATGGTATATTTGATCAGTCAATAGACTTCAACCGAATTATGAGCTCATATCTCAATCATAAGGGATTCCAAACCAGCGTTTGGTCTGCGGTTTATCCCATAACAGCATCGGTTGTCGAAAATATACTAGTTAATCGATATCCAGATTTGTTTCGGCTTCAAAGATCGTGCCACTCATGCAGAAAAGTTGAAGGACTCATAAGACCTTGTGGAAATTGCAGCAAGTGCATGGGCGTGATGCTTTTTGTGAAGGCTGCTGGTGGGAATCTTTCTACCATAGGATATGATAATCTCAACAATGAAGAACTGCTCTCTAAAGTTTCCAAAGAAAGAATGAGACTTGATCCAGATGAACTTATTCTATTAGAGGAACGTCTTGGAAAGGAGCCAACAGACAATAAAGATCGCACACATATAGAATCTATACACATTCTTCCAGAGGAAAGTGAATCATTCTCTTTTGTGCCCGAGAATTTCAGGGATTCAATCCGAAAGATCATTTTTAGTTATACAAACGGAGAATATAGTTTAAGAAACAACGAATGGATCAAAAATAAGCCTCTTCAGTAG
- a CDS encoding DUF1611 domain-containing protein → MDNAVILSEGAFGTIDGKTGNGLVRYTTRYKVSSVIDSTRAGKDSGQVLSGRRNGIPIVSTVVEGVEKGANTLIIGVATDGGFLPLNYRSYVSEALQRGMNVVSGLHEFLSDDPEFKAIAEKSGSNIVDVRKIFLNWKYMFTGKIFNVESFRIAVLGTDSAIGKRTTAVIVANNFKKKGVNAVMLGTGQTAWMQGFKHTTVLDSMINDFVPGGLEKIAVDAWEEEHPEVMVVEGQGSVLHPVYPGSFEIIGAIRPDAIILQHAPKRKYFDGFPSMKIPDLEKYIKILELLSEKKVIAISLNSEGMTRSEVREEIANLENRFGIPVFDPFDFTPSLIQEMYAH, encoded by the coding sequence ATGGACAACGCAGTGATCTTATCAGAGGGTGCATTTGGCACCATAGATGGAAAAACTGGAAATGGCTTAGTTAGATACACAACGAGGTATAAGGTTTCCTCGGTCATAGATTCAACAAGGGCTGGTAAGGATTCTGGTCAGGTTTTGAGTGGAAGGAGAAATGGTATACCAATAGTTTCAACAGTCGTGGAAGGTGTGGAGAAGGGTGCGAATACGCTAATTATTGGTGTAGCCACGGATGGCGGATTCCTGCCGCTGAACTATAGGAGTTATGTATCGGAGGCTCTCCAGAGAGGAATGAACGTAGTAAGCGGATTGCATGAATTCCTTAGCGATGACCCAGAATTTAAGGCAATTGCGGAGAAAAGTGGATCCAATATAGTTGATGTCAGGAAGATATTCCTCAACTGGAAGTACATGTTCACGGGAAAAATATTCAATGTAGAGTCTTTCAGAATCGCTGTTCTTGGCACGGATAGTGCGATAGGAAAGAGAACGACCGCAGTAATAGTAGCAAATAACTTCAAGAAGAAAGGAGTAAACGCTGTCATGCTTGGAACGGGCCAAACAGCTTGGATGCAGGGATTCAAACATACAACCGTTTTAGACTCGATGATCAATGATTTCGTCCCAGGAGGGTTGGAAAAGATCGCAGTCGATGCCTGGGAAGAAGAACATCCTGAAGTGATGGTTGTGGAAGGACAGGGATCGGTTCTTCACCCGGTATACCCGGGAAGTTTTGAGATAATAGGGGCCATCAGACCTGATGCCATAATATTGCAGCATGCACCCAAAAGGAAATACTTTGACGGCTTCCCGTCGATGAAGATCCCGGACCTCGAGAAATACATCAAGATACTTGAGCTTCTTTCTGAGAAAAAGGTCATAGCGATATCTCTGAACAGTGAGGGTATGACAAGAAGTGAAGTCAGGGAGGAGATCGCGAATCTTGAAAACCGCTTCGGAATACCGGTATTTGACCCGTTTGATTTCACTCCGTCGCTGATTCAGGAAATGTACGCACACTGA
- a CDS encoding pyridoxal-phosphate dependent enzyme, whose protein sequence is MEEVEEDKPPGRTPFLRIAKLERVLKLKRIFVKFEGAGPTGTQKDRIARLHVLNAKNEGYDTISLATCGNYGASLSYFARVYGMKSVIGIPESYTGDRNDEIVSNGSRVLQLPGRYEDVVENMRAISREENWYDCSPGSPNSKIDMEGYEQIAYEIVDDLDKSPSYVSVPMGNGTTISGIFSGFLKMYNRGIIDTLPKFVGSSTPYGNAIVASWKMNSRKIMELDPSAIIETPTSEPLVNYRSYDGQKALDSIYITKGFASYISDSEMIAYSTLLERYEGLSILPASASSLAAVDKGIRRGNKNEDVVVVLTGRGKLWTTQ, encoded by the coding sequence ATGGAAGAAGTTGAGGAAGATAAACCTCCTGGTAGAACACCATTTTTAAGAATTGCCAAGCTAGAACGCGTCCTCAAATTAAAACGAATTTTTGTGAAATTTGAAGGCGCGGGGCCAACAGGTACCCAGAAAGACCGTATTGCCAGATTGCATGTCCTTAATGCAAAGAATGAGGGCTACGACACAATTTCACTTGCAACATGTGGAAATTATGGAGCCTCATTGTCTTATTTCGCCAGGGTTTATGGAATGAAATCGGTTATTGGAATTCCTGAATCATACACTGGAGATCGTAATGATGAGATTGTTTCCAACGGTTCAAGAGTATTGCAACTACCTGGAAGATACGAAGACGTTGTAGAAAACATGAGGGCCATAAGCAGGGAAGAAAACTGGTATGATTGCAGTCCTGGCTCTCCGAACTCCAAAATCGACATGGAAGGTTATGAACAGATTGCCTATGAGATCGTAGACGACCTTGACAAAAGCCCGAGCTATGTTTCGGTTCCTATGGGGAATGGAACAACAATATCGGGGATATTCTCAGGATTTTTGAAAATGTATAACAGAGGAATAATTGATACGCTGCCCAAGTTTGTGGGCTCAAGCACACCCTATGGAAATGCTATAGTGGCATCATGGAAGATGAACTCAAGAAAGATAATGGAGCTGGACCCAAGTGCAATCATCGAAACACCGACATCGGAACCACTTGTAAACTATAGATCTTACGATGGGCAGAAAGCTTTGGACTCTATATACATAACCAAGGGATTTGCATCCTACATATCGGACTCAGAAATGATTGCCTATTCAACTCTCCTGGAGAGATACGAAGGGCTATCGATTCTTCCGGCTTCTGCATCTTCCCTGGCCGCTGTTGACAAAGGAATAAGAAGGGGGAATAAGAACGAAGATGTGGTAGTTGTACTTACCGGGAGGGGAAAACTATGGACAACGCAGTGA
- a CDS encoding D-tyrosyl-tRNA(Tyr) deacylase, producing MQDFHLIISSNADDASKVMADHILESFSFEKNTDGVLHYKDYIMVRIEEKHLFMNALPSVVLPLQPNIKDIIFLSKHSSSADIKSITVHPTGNFSSADLGGLPGKLSESDPEKMSSALRAMKESYSGEYFSVTFEATHHGPLLTIPNYYIEIGTSEREWTRGDALDLIMEGVFTESNNFDNFVGIGGGHYMPKITEYFYRNSLNMGHMISKHSLEGITEELLKQSVMKTRNCKGFIMDKKGTKSVAKSMVEKVADELSLEIIKI from the coding sequence ATGCAGGATTTTCATCTCATAATATCTTCCAATGCAGATGATGCAAGCAAGGTCATGGCTGATCACATATTGGAGAGTTTTTCTTTTGAAAAGAATACCGATGGCGTTTTGCACTATAAAGATTATATTATGGTGAGAATAGAAGAAAAACACCTTTTTATGAACGCTTTGCCCTCTGTTGTTTTGCCTTTGCAACCAAATATCAAAGATATAATTTTTCTCTCTAAACACTCTTCATCAGCGGATATAAAGTCTATAACAGTACATCCGACTGGTAATTTTTCTAGCGCTGACCTCGGAGGTCTCCCAGGAAAACTCTCTGAAAGCGATCCTGAGAAGATGTCATCTGCGCTCAGAGCAATGAAAGAGAGCTATTCCGGTGAATATTTTAGTGTAACATTTGAGGCTACACACCACGGCCCACTCCTCACGATCCCGAATTATTACATAGAGATAGGTACCTCGGAGAGAGAATGGACCCGTGGTGATGCGCTCGATTTGATTATGGAAGGAGTTTTCACAGAATCAAATAATTTCGATAACTTCGTTGGCATTGGAGGTGGCCACTACATGCCTAAAATAACAGAATATTTTTACAGGAATTCTCTTAATATGGGCCACATGATCTCCAAACATTCTCTCGAGGGTATTACTGAAGAACTGCTTAAACAAAGCGTAATGAAAACTAGAAATTGCAAAGGTTTTATAATGGACAAAAAAGGTACAAAATCCGTTGCAAAATCAATGGTAGAGAAGGTTGCTGACGAGCTTTCTCTAGAGATTATAAAAATCTGA
- a CDS encoding valine--tRNA ligase, giving the protein MDLDIFAIEKKWKEFWAENNLYSYDPKIKEREKWFSIDTPPPTVSGKVHLGHAFSYPQQDFIARYKRMCGYNVYYPFGFDDNGLPTERYTEKSLGIKGEKMDKKNFIDLCHQEAEKARKSMLQVYIDLGLSANFKDAYITSSEISTRLSQLMFLDLINKEKAYRTEAPVIRCPVCLTAISQIEMKDSERNTDFVYVKFGKITIATTRPEMIAACVAVMVNPMDDRYKHLIGSKTEVPLYSYEVPIIEDESISMDKGTGAEMLCTFGDQNDVYLWRKYSLGTKMILTENGHLNEKSGFLEGLGIQEARKAMISKLESMGLIEKVERIKHSVNVHERCDTPVEIGISKQWFVKCLDSKEELKEFSAQITWIPEHMRSRLTNWIDGLKWDWCISRQRFLGIPFPVWYCNSCGKTLFAGPDELPVDPRFDNKKRKCDACGSSDIVPETDVMDTWATSSLSPRLSTEPYGLFDLLYPADTRFQGHDIISFWAFTTILRSKYHYNKIPWDKIYINGMVSDSEGKKMSKSKGNIVDPEFFLKQYGADVVRYWASTVIPGDDAHVKEQDFLRGRKIIIKLYNASKLVNMLTGIKKIENSERELKFPVNKWVMSRLGDTVFKFRSLMDEYQVSRARSELDNFFWNTYCDNYLEMSKALLKNESEIGKDYADEIVYTCNKSMLQILTLYAPILPFITEELYEAQPLKAKRSIHEESIPKAFVNAKTDQEVKEMDYVVDILSRIRSLKSSMKLSMSARIENITLLGDLSLIEKYSSFIGIIMNIGSINGKASQETNAFIS; this is encoded by the coding sequence ATGGATTTGGACATTTTTGCTATAGAGAAAAAGTGGAAAGAGTTCTGGGCAGAGAATAACCTATATTCATACGATCCAAAAATCAAGGAAAGAGAGAAATGGTTTTCCATCGATACCCCTCCGCCAACCGTTTCCGGCAAGGTACATCTTGGCCATGCGTTCTCCTATCCCCAGCAGGATTTCATAGCTAGGTACAAGCGGATGTGTGGCTATAACGTGTATTACCCATTTGGTTTCGACGACAACGGCCTTCCAACGGAGAGATACACAGAAAAATCTTTGGGGATCAAAGGGGAAAAGATGGACAAAAAAAACTTTATTGATCTCTGCCACCAGGAGGCGGAGAAAGCCAGGAAATCCATGCTTCAGGTGTACATAGATCTTGGGCTAAGTGCAAATTTCAAAGACGCGTACATAACATCTTCCGAAATTTCCACAAGGCTATCGCAGTTAATGTTTCTTGATCTGATAAATAAAGAGAAAGCTTACAGAACGGAGGCCCCTGTGATCAGGTGTCCTGTGTGCCTTACCGCAATTTCCCAGATCGAGATGAAGGATTCGGAAAGAAACACAGATTTTGTATATGTAAAATTTGGAAAAATCACAATAGCAACGACAAGGCCGGAAATGATTGCCGCTTGCGTAGCCGTGATGGTAAATCCTATGGATGATAGATACAAGCACCTCATCGGATCAAAAACCGAAGTGCCACTGTATTCATACGAGGTTCCAATCATTGAGGACGAAAGCATATCCATGGACAAGGGAACCGGCGCAGAGATGCTTTGTACATTTGGGGATCAAAACGATGTGTACCTGTGGAGAAAATATTCTCTTGGCACAAAGATGATACTCACTGAAAACGGTCACTTGAACGAGAAATCGGGATTCCTCGAAGGTCTCGGAATCCAGGAAGCAAGGAAAGCCATGATTTCCAAGCTTGAATCAATGGGACTGATTGAAAAGGTAGAGCGGATTAAACACAGTGTCAATGTCCATGAACGATGCGATACTCCTGTGGAGATAGGAATAAGCAAGCAGTGGTTTGTGAAGTGCCTTGACTCAAAGGAAGAGCTTAAGGAGTTTTCGGCACAGATCACATGGATTCCTGAGCACATGAGATCCAGGCTCACTAACTGGATTGACGGACTAAAATGGGATTGGTGTATTTCCAGGCAAAGATTTCTCGGTATTCCTTTTCCTGTATGGTACTGCAATTCATGTGGAAAAACGCTGTTTGCTGGCCCGGATGAGTTACCTGTTGATCCCAGGTTTGATAACAAGAAGAGAAAATGTGATGCTTGTGGTTCTAGCGATATTGTTCCAGAAACAGACGTGATGGATACATGGGCCACCTCCTCTCTGAGCCCAAGACTCTCAACGGAACCCTATGGGCTATTCGACCTTCTTTATCCTGCCGATACAAGGTTCCAAGGCCATGATATAATCTCGTTTTGGGCTTTTACGACAATCCTGAGATCGAAATATCACTATAACAAAATACCGTGGGATAAAATATACATAAACGGGATGGTAAGCGATTCCGAAGGAAAGAAGATGAGCAAGAGCAAGGGGAACATTGTCGACCCGGAGTTCTTTTTGAAACAGTACGGTGCTGATGTCGTCAGATATTGGGCATCTACTGTAATTCCAGGTGACGATGCCCACGTGAAGGAACAGGACTTCCTCCGAGGTAGAAAGATAATCATAAAGCTATACAATGCCTCAAAATTAGTTAATATGCTCACAGGCATAAAGAAGATCGAAAACTCAGAAAGAGAGCTGAAATTCCCTGTGAACAAATGGGTGATGTCCAGGCTAGGGGATACCGTTTTCAAGTTCAGGTCACTCATGGACGAATATCAGGTTTCAAGGGCACGTTCCGAACTGGACAATTTCTTCTGGAACACATACTGCGACAATTACCTGGAAATGAGCAAGGCTCTTCTCAAGAATGAAAGTGAAATAGGAAAGGATTACGCTGACGAAATAGTCTACACCTGCAACAAAAGCATGCTGCAGATTCTAACGCTATATGCACCAATTCTTCCTTTTATTACTGAAGAGCTTTACGAGGCACAGCCGCTTAAGGCAAAGAGAAGCATACACGAAGAATCCATTCCAAAAGCTTTCGTAAACGCGAAGACCGATCAAGAAGTAAAAGAGATGGACTACGTCGTTGACATATTGTCCAGGATAAGGTCACTCAAATCCTCGATGAAATTATCAATGAGCGCACGAATAGAAAACATAACGCTACTCGGGGATCTTTCACTTATAGAAAAGTACTCAAGCTTTATCGGAATCATAATGAATATCGGGTCAATAAATGGAAAAGCATCTCAAGAAACGAATGCCTTTATAAGCTGA
- the glnA gene encoding type I glutamate--ammonia ligase — protein MADEINTMLEKIKKDNIEFLQFQFVDLLGSMKTLTVPRNRFENALTEGVVFDGSSVAGFAQIEESDMRAHPDFSTYTVIPFTGDGAKVARFVCDVYMPSGDRFLGDPRFVLQKTVDKLRSKGMDFFVGPEFEFFLFKRDSSGNPTAIPSDNAGYFDNTPVDAANEIRQEILKQLYDLGYQPEAGHHEVAAGQQEIDLRYAPATLMADRVAMLKYIIKNSAQRHGLYATFMPKPINGVNGTGMHVHQSIMSSDEKTNMFFDENGRFELSDLAYHYLGGILSNINQASAVLASWVNSYKRLIPGYEAPVYISWANKNRSALVRIPAGRGNRKRMELRCPDSAGNPYLQFAAILAMGLDGINRKLEPPDPVEKDIFHMTPKEKEQNGIQSLPESLGEAIHHFKNSKLMKETFGEHIFENFLTVKQREWDAFRSYVTTWEIDRYLSIL, from the coding sequence ATGGCAGATGAAATTAATACCATGCTTGAAAAGATAAAGAAGGATAATATTGAGTTCCTGCAGTTCCAGTTTGTGGACCTGCTTGGATCGATGAAGACCCTGACTGTACCAAGAAATAGGTTTGAGAACGCATTAACAGAAGGTGTGGTCTTTGATGGGAGCTCGGTTGCAGGCTTCGCACAGATAGAAGAATCTGACATGCGTGCACATCCGGATTTTTCTACATACACAGTTATACCGTTCACAGGAGATGGGGCCAAAGTCGCACGATTTGTATGCGATGTGTATATGCCTAGTGGTGATCGATTCCTTGGCGATCCTAGATTTGTGCTCCAAAAAACTGTCGACAAACTAAGAAGTAAAGGTATGGATTTTTTTGTGGGCCCAGAATTTGAGTTCTTCTTATTTAAGCGAGATTCAAGTGGTAATCCTACAGCGATCCCAAGCGACAATGCCGGATACTTTGACAACACGCCTGTGGATGCGGCAAATGAAATTCGCCAGGAAATACTTAAGCAGCTTTACGATCTTGGCTACCAGCCTGAAGCCGGACATCATGAAGTCGCAGCGGGTCAACAAGAGATTGATCTTCGTTATGCACCTGCTACACTGATGGCGGATCGAGTAGCCATGCTAAAATATATCATAAAGAATTCCGCCCAGAGACACGGACTTTACGCTACTTTTATGCCTAAGCCAATAAATGGGGTCAACGGAACAGGCATGCACGTACATCAGAGTATAATGAGCTCTGACGAGAAAACAAACATGTTCTTCGACGAAAACGGCAGGTTTGAACTAAGTGACCTGGCATATCATTACCTGGGAGGTATACTCAGCAACATAAACCAGGCATCAGCAGTTCTTGCATCCTGGGTAAATTCGTACAAGAGGCTTATTCCAGGCTATGAGGCTCCAGTGTATATATCCTGGGCAAATAAGAACAGATCTGCACTTGTCAGGATTCCCGCTGGTAGAGGCAACAGGAAGAGAATGGAATTGCGATGCCCAGACTCTGCTGGTAATCCCTATCTTCAGTTCGCCGCAATTCTTGCCATGGGGCTTGACGGCATAAATAGAAAGCTTGAACCACCTGATCCTGTAGAGAAAGACATATTCCACATGACACCGAAGGAAAAGGAACAGAACGGTATTCAATCCCTGCCAGAGAGCCTTGGAGAGGCCATACACCACTTTAAAAACAGCAAGCTGATGAAAGAGACATTTGGGGAGCATATCTTCGAGAACTTCCTTACTGTAAAGCAAAGGGAGTGGGATGCGTTTAGATCATATGTGACAACGTGGGAAATTGACAGGTATCTCTCCATACTCTAA
- a CDS encoding DUF1940 domain-containing protein, with product MPDAGTDEEDFSMVMTEYVDQKIRVDHPILFYQLEMKLAEADLGLAISKGIRLNETRQILDMLDTLYSLLSDPDSKLPDQQRKMLNHADNVWLDLKSKLSSGDERASFLLSSHSHMSEALGYLIKARDDPLFKEIIPDYLLKYLSKLSVFTYREAIGHVML from the coding sequence ATGCCGGATGCTGGGACGGATGAAGAAGATTTCTCGATGGTCATGACGGAGTACGTCGATCAGAAGATAAGAGTGGATCACCCAATATTGTTTTACCAGTTGGAGATGAAGCTTGCAGAGGCGGATCTAGGCCTCGCTATATCTAAGGGTATTCGACTCAATGAAACAAGGCAGATACTTGATATGTTGGACACTCTTTACAGCCTTCTGTCAGATCCAGATTCAAAACTTCCAGATCAACAGAGAAAGATGCTGAATCATGCCGACAATGTATGGCTTGATCTTAAGTCCAAATTAAGTTCCGGCGATGAACGCGCTTCATTCTTGTTAAGCAGCCATTCACACATGTCTGAGGCACTTGGGTATCTGATAAAGGCACGTGATGATCCATTATTTAAGGAGATAATCCCGGACTATCTTTTAAAGTACCTATCAAAACTGAGTGTATTTACCTATCGTGAGGCGATAGGGCACGTCATGCTTTGA
- a CDS encoding NAD(P)H-binding protein encodes MKVVIIGGSGYIGRNIAKYIQADSVTSYSRSENAELKSAGIQWIEGSITEADKLNSALNGADMIIVSVRTEKEDGSNLFDTFVNGIKNVVGIIKKNDTDQRLVFISSINVHYGASEFFRIRGLVEDNVSLVKNHLNVRPSIVFGNGDVFTENLFRLASTGISRLPIGGPLAPIHVKDLVTVIQSAKDTKGAIDANSNDKITFADAANLAFEKLGKRKRSIAEGKFWLKRSIASIENTNIFEKEEVHRLLLNYYREDTYLYRFVKNPISFSDYIKNYEIKA; translated from the coding sequence ATGAAAGTAGTAATAATTGGTGGCTCAGGATACATAGGGCGTAACATTGCAAAATACATTCAGGCAGATAGTGTTACCTCTTATTCTAGAAGTGAAAATGCAGAACTGAAAAGTGCAGGTATTCAGTGGATTGAGGGAAGCATAACAGAAGCAGATAAACTCAACAGTGCTTTAAACGGTGCGGATATGATCATTGTATCCGTTAGAACTGAGAAAGAGGATGGTAGCAATTTATTTGATACATTTGTAAATGGGATAAAGAATGTCGTTGGCATTATAAAAAAGAACGACACTGATCAGAGACTTGTCTTCATTTCCTCGATTAATGTTCATTATGGGGCTTCGGAATTTTTCAGGATCAGAGGCCTGGTAGAAGATAATGTTTCTTTGGTGAAGAACCACCTTAATGTGAGACCTTCCATCGTATTCGGAAACGGTGACGTATTCACGGAAAACCTTTTTAGACTTGCCTCAACAGGCATCTCGAGGCTCCCTATCGGTGGACCACTTGCTCCAATTCATGTTAAGGATCTTGTTACTGTAATCCAGTCAGCAAAAGACACTAAAGGGGCGATTGATGCGAATTCCAACGATAAAATTACCTTTGCTGATGCTGCCAATCTGGCGTTTGAAAAGCTAGGAAAAAGAAAAAGAAGTATCGCCGAGGGCAAGTTTTGGTTAAAGAGGAGTATTGCATCAATAGAGAATACAAACATATTCGAGAAAGAGGAAGTACATCGACTTCTCCTGAACTATTACAGAGAAGACACTTATCTGTATAGATTCGTTAAGAATCCCATATCGTTCTCAGATTACATTAAAAACTACGAAATCAAAGCATGA